AAATATGATGTAGAGTACACAATGGATTTAGGAACAGCCATGGGCAAAGATGGCATGGTTTACACGATTAATGATAAAACTTATCCTGAAACAGCACCTGTAAATGTTAAGAAAGGAGATTTAGTAAAAGTAAAATTAGTGAACAATTCACCGAAAGATTTACATCCTATGCATTTACACGGACACTTCTTCCAAGTATTAAGTAAAAATGGTAAGCCAATTAAAGGCTCCCCATTGATTAAGGATACCTTGAATTTAAAACCGGGTGAAGAATATGTCGTCGCATTTAAAGCTGATAATCCGGGAAATTGGATGTTCCACTGCCATGACTTGCACCATGCTTCAGCCGGAATGGTCACAGAAGTAAAATATAAAGATTACAAATCTAACTATACACCAAATCCTAATGATGCAACTAATAAAGGTGAATAACGGTATATCGAAGTAAGTGAAATCCCCTCCAAGTTTTACTTGGAGGGGATTTAATGTTACTTCACATCGTAACCTTGCTCTTCAATCGCTTCTTTGAGGTTTTCTACATTTACCTTTGTTTTATCATAATCTACATCCACAGTACCTTCTTGCAAATGTACTTCTACATTTTTTACCCCGTCTAGTTCTTTAAGAGCGTTCGTCACTGCCATTTTGCAGTGTCCACAAGTCATTCCTTGTACATGTAATGTAATTGCCATCATCAATTCCTCCTTACTTGTCTCGATTTTATATTTTCACGCGTTTCAAACGAAGAGCGTTTGTCACAACTGATACGGAACTGAATGCCATGGCGGCACCAGCAATCCAAGGCTCCAATAATCCAGAGGCGGCTACAGGAATGCATGGAGACGTGATAAAAGACAAGCAATACTTATAGTTGAATAGTCAGTATAACAGTAAAAGATGATGTGTTATAAAATGAAACAAAAAATCGATACAAATCGTGATCAAAAGTCTTTAAAGTATTTCTCCATAAAAAATTCATAATTTTATAGTATCGTTACAGAATCGAAGAGAAAAGGATGGGTCAATATGAGCGATATCAATGTATTTCTAGCATTCGGTGCGGGATTACTGTCTTTTATATCCCCTTGTTGTTTACCACTATATCCAGCTTTTTTATCTTACATTACAGGGGTATCAGTTGATGAAGTAAAGAAAGAGAATGTGATGATTCAAAAACGTGCAATGCTTCATACACTCTTTTTCTTACTTGGTTTTTCTGTTATCTTCATTGCTATTGGTTTCGGTACTTCTGTAATAGGAAAAATATTTGTTGGTTATCAAGATTTAATTAGACAAATTAGCGCCCTGTTCATTATCTTTTTCGGTCTAGTCATTTTAGGTGTATTTTCGCCTTCCTTTATGATGAAGGATAAACGGTTCGTCTTTCGCAACAAGCCCTCCGGTTATTTTGGCTCTATTTTAATTGGAATAGGTTTTGCTGCAGGATGGACTCCCTGTACAGGGCCCATTCTTGTATCAGTTATAGCGTTGGCAGCTACCAAACCAAGCGCAGCCCTTTTATACATGTTCGTCTATGTATTAGGTTTTGCCGTACCTTTTTTCATTATGTCATTTTTTATCGGCAAGCTAAATTGGATCAAGAGATATAACTCTGTCATCGTAAAAGTCGGGGGATTTCTTATGATTGTCATGGGGATTCTGCTGTTTTTTGATTGGATGACAAAAATCATTATCTTTTTTACAGGTTTGTTTGGTGGGTTCACAGGTTTTTAGGTGTTATAATCCGAAAATACCTATCCCTCCTGAGTTAACAGTAAGAAGTATTCTTGTTACTGTCTACTTAGAAGGGATCATATCCATATCCTCTAAATATAAAGAGTTAGTTTTTATTGAATATTTGAGATAAAGCGATCCATGGTTCCATAAGACATAGCACCTACATACTTATCTCTAATAATCCCGTTTTTATCGATGATATACGAAGTGGGGATTGTTATTGCACCGTATAGATTTCCAACTTTTCCATGCTCATTAAGCGCGATTTTAAATGTCAATCCTTTATTCCTCACAAAATCTTTCACCGCATCAGGATTGCTTTCGGTATACGTTAAGTTGACTGCCAAAATCTCTACATTGTTATTTTTATTGTTTTCATAGAACTTTTGCATTTCTGGAATTTCAGCTTTGCAAGGAGGACACCAAGTAGCCCAAAAATTCAATATAACCGACTTGCCACGTAAATCAGACAACTTCACTTTATTTCCTGTAATTGAAAGTAATTCAAAGTCTGGGGCAACTTCCACTTTATTAGTCCCGATTTTTCCCGAATCTAATGAAGTAGACGTTACTGCTTTAGATTCTATTTTCCCTGTTTCCTGTTGATTGCTAAGAATGGAAGCTAAGGCAAAGCTTAAAATCATAATACTTAAAGCTAGTTTATTTGTTGCATTTTTCCGTCCTTGCTCTCGTCCACAGGAGAAGCTTCTGTTTCTCTCCTCTCTAACCAATATGAAATACATATAAAGATCATAATGAGAGATCCATATAACAATACTTCTTTTGATATGAACGATGCATATACAAAATTGTTTTTAGATAGAGCTAGTTCAAATTGAATTAAATGAAACCATATAAGAAGTTGCAATAAAGTTTTTTGCGTTTTGATTCGTGATGCTGCTATAAAAAAACAAAAAGCTACTATTGCTTGCAAAATGACGGGATAATCCAGAGGATCTTCCATTACGCGTATCCAGACAAAAGTACTAAAATACCCCAAATACACAGGAATGGCTGCCCGTGTGTAAGAATCCACGGAAATATTCTGTTTTTTGATGGATAACCAAGTATAGATCACGATAAAAATAATTCCAATACCAACTCCAATATATCCCCCGTTAAAATAAAGTATAGTCATCGGATTTTGTAACACTGAATGGGGATGTAAAACGACATAGCTAAATTTCCAAATGAGTACTTCATAAATTAAACTGTTAAAAATTAAATCCATGATGTTTCTTTCTACTTTTAATATCCTAATTCCATAATAAAACATCACATAGCTAATCAATAACCCACTTATGAGTAAAAGATTTTCACCTTGGACTACAATACTACCGAATTGCAATACATATCCCTCCACAATATTACGTGATTTATTTATTGTAAATAAAAAATATGAATTTATTATGGAGAAAAACGAAAGAAGGCATGGAATAATAGGAAGTCAAGGTGAATGAGGATAAAAGAGACAATTATATAAAAAAGAAGTTGTTGACAATACGGATCAACAACTTCCTTCATCTATATGAAATGAAAAAAGGGGGGAAACAATTGTAAATCGCATTTCCTGTACACAATATAACCACTATAACTTTTTGGATAGCTGTTCAAATTCGTCCAAAGTGATCTCTCCTTTTGCTAATCGTACTTTTAATATTTCGGAGATAACTCTTCTTTATGGTTATTCAAAAAACGATATAAGAGATAAAAACCAACGCCGATTAATACAACCCAGAATAACATCATCCCAATCATCATCGCAGAACCTCCAAACATTCCCATTCTGTTTTCCTCCTTTTGCTAAATTTAGAACCAATAAGTAATGGTGTCTAATATGCCAAGTAAAACCATCATCATTCCAGCTGCTTTCTGAACGAACCTTCCTGCTTGTTTTCCTTTTTTCATTAGACTACCGCTAAATCCTAAGTACCAAAGGATAAGGATGAAGAAAATAACAGGTACAGAGGTTCCGATGGCAAAGATACTCGGTAATAGCACCCCATAAGAAGTTGAATATACGAGAGGCATGAGAGTAACAAAAAACAGTACAAACATCGTTGGACAAAAAGCTAATGAAAAGCCGAAACCCATTAAAAATGAGCCTGTCTTTCCTTTCTTTAAAAATCTCTCAGGGATTTTGAACAAGGTTACGTTCCAATACATTTTAAAAAGCCCTAACAAGTATAGGCCTACAAGAATAAGAATGGGACCTATTAGCTTTCTTAACCACGGAAAATATAATGTTAGTGTACTTTGAATCTCTTTCCCCATAAGCCAGACAATTAAACCTAAACCTGAAAACGCAATGATTTTACCAAAAATGAATAGGAGCAATTCTTTCCACGCAATCCCTTTTTGTAAGGACTGATTACTGTATAACGTGATAGCTCCTAAGTTACCGGTTATTTGACACGGGGCCATCGCTCCTACTATACCAAGAACAAAGGCTGACAAAATAGGGATAGTTGTTGTATTATGTGCAATATTTAGAAACGGTTGACTTAGAAAGTTACTTATTTGACTCAAGAATGAATACATACTTCTTATCACCTTCTTCTCTACCTAATATCTTTATTGTAGCAATGAATTTTGCAGAAATTGTGGAGTGGTATATTTTTAAGTAAGCAAAAAGACATGCACCCGCATGTCTTTTATTAAAATTTATATTTTCCCTTTCGCTGCTAGTCTTGTCCAGCTTTCACCATTATTTTTTGTCATGAAAATATCCCCATTCATGGTGGCTATAACAATTTCCTTCTCATTTGTCGGATTAGAGGCCATATACATGATATGGTCTTTTTCATCCAGCGCAGGGACAGAAAGAACTTCCTCCTGTTTTGAATCTAATGATTGTTTTATAAGTTTTGGCTTATTGTTTTCTACAGCAGCAAATAAGATTGATTTTTCTTGGAAGACAAAAGTCGTCGTATTTAGCTTTCGAGTAAACTGCTCAAAAGTATTTCCATTATCTTTTGAAACGAAAATTCCTTCAGGCGTACTAATTCCGACTATATTTTCGTCCGTTGGGTGGGCAGCAATCGTTCCTGCTGCAGTTTTCGGTAGACCGTTTAATTGGCTTTGCGACCACGTTTTGCCGTCGTCTTTACTGTAAAATAACCCTTGTCCTAGCGTTTTGTTTTCTTCTTGGTTCACGACATAAATCGTATGGCTTTTATAGCCAACTGTCATATAATGAAAATCAGATTCTTTATAAAATCCTAGATTCATCAACGTTTGTCCATTATCAAAACTTTTCACAAGTCCAAGAGGATTTCCCAAAGATGAACCTTCTTCTGGATGCCCCGATGAATAAAATCCATCGTCTGTTGCAGAAAAGCCCATATAATCATGTTTATTGGAAGTCGTTTCATACCACTTATTATTTTGGTAAACGAGAAAACCTTCATGTGTAGCAAAGTAAATCGCATTTTGGTTGCCTGCATAACCGATTCCATGTAAATGATCGATCTTTCCTTCTTTCTTTTCTTTAAAGAATTGATTATTTGTAACAGATACGTTCGATTTTGCTTGTTCCTTGCTCGTAATAAAAGATTGTTTTTTTTCATTGGATGATGAACAAGCGCTTAGAAGAAGAATAGCTGATGTAATCATAAGAGCTTTCGTCATTTTTTTCATTGATATACTCCTTTTTGTGTATGAAATAGATATAGTATATTTTATAGCAGAAATATTTGCAGAATTTATGGAGTTTGTTTCTATAATATAATATTTGTCACTCTAAATCCCTCTATGTTTTGTTGGTTTGAACATTTTGTCGATTGATTTTCTTCCAAGTAAAAAGGAAGAAAAAAACGGATAAAAATGTTAATATTACTTTCCCTTGCCATGTCCAATTCATCAATTGATAAACCGAATAGGCTTCTAAAAGTAATGCAGGTATCTTCCCTATTGAGCTAGCAATAATAAAGATAAGTAAGGAGGTTTTTCCGATCGCTGCAACAAAGGTTACAACCCCCGATGGAACAAAAGGAAGAAGCCGCAAAGATAGAACAAGAAAAAAGGCTTCTAAACCTTTTGCTTCAAGCAATCGTCTGACTTTCGGGTGAGAAAATAACTTGGATTCAGAAAGCTTCTTGAATCCTTTACGATATAAAATAAAGGAAATAATTGCTCCGATTGCTTCCCCTGCAAAAGATAATAAGGTGCCTGTCCAAAATCCGAACACAGTCAAATTGGCAGCCGTTAGAAAAATGCTTGGTACAAGTCCAAAAATACTGATCATAATATTTATAACGATACTTATGAGGTAAGCAACATTTTCATATGCATTGAGCAGTGTAATAATTTGCTCTTTCATCCTCTTCTCACCTTATGCCTCCCATTTATATCCCACCCCCCAAACGGTTTGCAGAAATTGATCGATCGGAAAACCAACTTGTCTAAGCTTTTCTCTAATATTTTTTACATGAGAATCTATGGTACGCTCTTCTGTATTTGCGCTATAGCCCCATAGTGACACGATGATTTGTTCTCTACTAAACACTCTGTTTGGATGTTTCAAAAACAGCCCTAATATAGCAAATTCTTTCGGCGTTAGAAAAATCGGTTCTTTTTGATAGTGGACTTTATGTTCGTCTTCCTCCCACACTAATCCTTGAAATTCTATTTTTGAGTGCTTTCCCACAGAACGGCGCAGCACCGCCTCTATGCGGGCAAGGAGCTCGACTTCGTCAAACGGTTTTGTAATGTAATCATCCGCCCCAATATTAAGCCCTTTGACTTTATCTAACGTTTGATCTCGTGCGGTCACCATGATAATAGGGACATCGGAAAATTCTCTAATTCGTTTACAAATTTCCCAACCATCTGGTTCCGGCATCATAATATCCAGCAAGATTAAATCCACTTTGTTATTTTCTAAGTACTGTATCGCTGCTAAACCGGACTCACACTTAACACAATGATATCCTTTCGGGGAGAGATAAAGATCAAGTAAATCTAACATTCGTTTTTCATCGTCAACCAGTAATATCTTGTACATGCTCATCCCTCCTGTAAAGTAATAATCATTTTAGTTCCTTTTCCGTAGATACTTTCCGCATAAATAGAACCTCCGTGGGCTTCAATAATTTCTTTTACTATCGCTAAGCCTAATCCTGTCCCACCGGTGGTTCTTGATCTTGATTTATCGACTCGGTATAAGCGTTCAAATATATGCGGTAAATCATCTTCAGGTATTCCTGTTCCTTCGTCTGAAATAATAATCACAATATACCCTTTCTCCACCCTTACATCAATAGAGACGGTAGTATCTTGAACAGAATACTTTAAAGCGTTGTCTAACAGATTCATCATCACTTGATCAAATCGTTTTTGATCTATATGGACGATAATGTTTTCATCACAGGAACATACAAGAGACATTTTTTTAGCCTGAAAAGCAGGATACATTTTGTCATGCAATTTTTTTAAGAAAGAACATAAGTTTGTAGGTTCTTTATGAATTTGAAATGAATGTTGATCCATCTTCGCTAATTCGAAAAGATCCTTTACTAACTTTTGCATATGCTCTGCCTCTTCATAGATTATGGACAAATATCGATTTCTCTCTTCTTCCTCAATGTTTGGTCTCCTAGCTATATCAGCATATCCTTTTACATAAGTGAGAGGGGTACGAAGTTCATGAGAAATACTTGCGAGAAATTCGTTTCTTTCTTTTTTTAAGAATTCTAAATCCCTCGCCAATGTTTGAATGGCTTTCCCTAATTCCGCCAATTCGTCCTCCCCTTTTACTTGCAAACGAACAGAAAAATCACCTTTACTCAATTTTTCAGTTGCCTGTTTCATGCGAATGAGAGGAATGGTAATGACTCTTGATAAAAAAGCAATCGTAATAATGGTTAAAAATACAGAAAGAATTCCAACCATAATGAAATGATGCTTTAACTTATAAATCATGTTTTGAATGGAATCCGTATTTTGAAACATATAGACATACCCTTTTATCTTGCCGTCAATCCGAATCGGGCTTACTGTCGAAATATGCGACTCTTTTTGCCAATTTTTTTGCACAATCATTCCATCATAGGGAATGTTTTTCTTTACGTTTTTTATTATTCTTTTAGCAAATGGCAAAATATGATCTGAAAAAAACAATATCCTCCCCTTGTCATTTGTTATAACGACGTCCGTCTCTGCTTCAGATTCCATCATTGTGACATGTGCTAAAGTAGAAGGGTCATAATTTTTTTCTAACACACGGCGGTGACTATTCCCTCTTGCTAACAGCTGCTCAAATTCCTCATTAATTCTAGAATTAACCAGAGTAACATATAATGACGCAAATAAAACCGTTTCTATTCCTAATACGAATACAAAAAATAATAGTCCTAATTTAAAAGAAATCTTTCTCACTTTTGTCCCTCACTATCAGTCCATTAACTTCTATATAGTTTAGAAAAGCTATTTTTTGATCTCTTTTCACTTTTCTGAATGACATAGTGGTATTTAAAACTAAATCGTTGAGACTTAAAACTTTAGAATAAATATCTGTATGTTCACCTAGTTTATGCCTTTGTTCGATTTATAAAGGAGAATTAATTTTATTTTATAAAATAAATTTGCAGAATTTATGGATTTCAATAATCTTATTATGGAATTGAAGTACAGCCATGCAATCCCGGTAGCGGACATGAAAAAGGGAACGTAGAGAAAAGGTTGGGGCTATACAAGGAGGGGTTCCGACAGAAAAACGCGGATTTACCACGTTAAGGACTCAGAGAAGTGAAAAACCCGATTTTCAACCACGTTAAGGGTTGTGATCGGGCTTTGATGTCTCATTGTATATTCATTCATAGTATATTTAATGGGCGCAATGAGTCTAAGGATGCTGGTTTACTTTTACTGAAAGAGTACTCACCCAAGAAATTGATGTGTTTCCAATTGAGCGGTGAAATATGGTTAAGTAACTCTTCGTCAAGATGGCCTTGTTGTTCAAGATATTTGGCAGCCTCTGTGAGATACGCTGTATTCCATACAGTAATGGCATTGAGGATAATATTTAGCTCTGTTCCTCTTTGGTATTGGTCAACCAATGAACGCTCCCGCAGTTCCTCGCGTTTTCCGAAGAAAACGGCCCTTGCTAAAGCATTCATGGCTTCTCCTTTAATTTAATCCTCTTAGGATTCTTCGTCTTAATGTTCATCGGTAAATAATCAATGAGAAAGATGGTCTTTTCGATTTGACCAATAAAACGTTATTCGCTTATATATAAGCATATTCTTATATAATTGTTAAAGATATAATGGATCTAAATGAGATGAAAGAGTCATTAACGGGGCTGCTCTATTAGCTCCATCGATTACACTTCGATACATAGGTATTAATGACGATATGGTGGAGCAGCAAAATGGCCGAAATTTTACATTTTACTTAAAACCTCTTACCTCTTTAATATTCTAAATGTTTGGGCCGCTTTTCTTGAAAATTCAAGGGAGCTGAAACGTTACTTATATTTTCGTTAAAATTGTATTTCAAACAAATTTTAAACAAATTTCAATACAAGGACGGTGATTATCCATGCCTTCCTCTTCATCTCACAGTTAACATAATCATGTCGGGCTGGAAATGTTTCCACTTGAACAAATTTTATGTTTCGATACTGATCACACCCTATAGTATCATTATGTCCAAGATTTAGAGATTAATTGCAATTGTCTTGAAGTTTTTGCGCCATAACCTAAAATAAAATGTTTTTAACGATTTCATTTGATTCCAAATTCTTTCTTCATATATTCTTCAAAGTGTTGATCAATGTATTCTTCGATAAAACGATCCCTTTTGTTAACATCTTCAATTTTACTAAACAGCCCTACCCTCTTAAGTCGTTCTGATTCAGGTTTTTGTTCCCACTGCTTTAGTGCTTCTCGTTTTAAAATCGATTCTACTCGCCTTCTAGTAATTAAATTAGAAATTTGTTGTTGTCTTCTTTTTTGAGATTCCTCTGGATCAGGTAAATGTTTCATGATGTTTTTATATTGCTCTTCTACCTGAACCATATATTGCATCATTATTTTATCGTACTCATCTTTAATTTCCTTTAGCTGTGCTCCAGCTACTTCCTCTATCCCCTTTCTCACTTCTTCTACAATCTGGCGCTTTATTATATTTAGATCAAGAACATCATTTTTCGGTTCTTCCTCTAGCGGAAACGGACGTAAATCAAAATGATTCTCCAAATCCTCAAAGATGGCATCAAGGGCCCATTTTTGCTCCCGTCTTTGTTTAATGAATAAGGCAATCTTTAGATCCAGTTGATCATAAACCTTTTCATTGTTTATTCTGTTTACATAATGAATGTGTTGTTCCTCAAGCTTTTTAAACCACCCGTCAACTGTGTTAATGTGCTTGCCTATTTTTGATGCAAAATCACTAATTTTAAAAAATTGCTCTTCCACAATACTACGCCTCCCTATCACTTATAAATTTAAGTACTAAATTTATAGTTTTGTAGTCAATATGTAGATTTAAAAGAACTTGTAGAACACAAATTCTCTAATAGATGTTAACTATGTAAAGACCACAAGATACATATAGTCTACAACATCCTTAACAGGTATAGCCGATATATGGATACCTACTCCTATGTGTGAGATACAATTCGATTCCCAATTCATTTAAATCTTTCAGAATGACTAGTTTTAGCATATAAATTCTGTAATAGTAGATGTATTATTGAACCACATATAAATCACTTAGCATATGTGAACTACATGACATATTTTATGTAAACTTTTATGTAGCATCTATGTAAATCGTATTATACATGTAAATTACAATATGGTTCTTGCTTGTAAAGCACATGTAATATTTACATGACATGTGAAGAACAAAATGTTTCTCACTTGTTACTCACAATCTACATGTATTCAACAAACCTATATTACATGACCTGATGATGTAGATTACAAATGATCAATGGATCATATGTAAATTACAATGTCATGTAAAAAATAAAATCTATCATTTTCATTTTTTCTTTATTGGCTTCGACTACCAAAAATCATATTCATCGAATGTAGAGAAGTTATGAATGATAAATTAATCCGGATACATGTGAATCATTACGGATCCATTATGTCATTTTCTGATGTAAACCCTATATAGATCATATAATACATGTAAAACACAATCTAGGATTTGTTTGAGTTGAAATTAAATATTTGTTCCAGTAATGTATTTGACAGATGAAGTGTGGATCATATATTAATTACAAGTTCACTACAATTATGCATTATTTGTAGAGTATCTGACTATATAACCAACCATTTGTGTTCTATATATAAATTGAAATACACATGTGGAAGTTAATTATTGCTGAATTCGATTTCCAGAATCAATATCCCTGTAAAAAAATCATTCAACAAAAAACCCCATCATTAGAGATGAGGTTCGTTATTATTAAGAAAAATTGTCTTGATTTATAGTTTAATCAAATTTTATTTTACATTCTTAAAAAGTAGGGGAGAAATCAATCATCATCGTCATCGTCAAAGTTTAGAAATGTTCTCTTTGCAAAATTTGAAATATTTTTAGGAGGTGTAAAAGATTGACTTGTTTTTCTTCCTTCCTTTTGTTCGATTCTTGTGGATCCCAAATCAATAGGTTTTAAAGGATCTTGTACAAATTGATAAAGCATTTGTCCAATTAATGCTCGAGTATTCGGATGTCTCAGCCATTCTTTTTGCTCTTTCGTAAAGCCTTTTGGAAGAGGAATCGTTAATATATCCTCATCCGTTGTTTTCAATACTTGTTGGGAAATGGCTTGTACAAATATAGGTGCGATCTCGCTGCTAAATTTCCGTCCAAGCTTTTGCTTTCGTTCTGTAAGATAATCACTAACGTGTTTTGGTGTATCACTCGGTAAACGGAAAGATATTGTT
This genomic stretch from Bacillus methanolicus MGA3 harbors:
- the copZ gene encoding copper chaperone CopZ; amino-acid sequence: MAITLHVQGMTCGHCKMAVTNALKELDGVKNVEVHLQEGTVDVDYDKTKVNVENLKEAIEEQGYDVK
- a CDS encoding peroxiredoxin family protein, giving the protein MILSFALASILSNQQETGKIESKAVTSTSLDSGKIGTNKVEVAPDFELLSITGNKVKLSDLRGKSVILNFWATWCPPCKAEIPEMQKFYENNKNNNVEILAVNLTYTESNPDAVKDFVRNKGLTFKIALNEHGKVGNLYGAITIPTSYIIDKNGIIRDKYVGAMSYGTMDRFISNIQ
- a CDS encoding cytochrome c biogenesis protein CcdA, giving the protein MSDINVFLAFGAGLLSFISPCCLPLYPAFLSYITGVSVDEVKKENVMIQKRAMLHTLFFLLGFSVIFIAIGFGTSVIGKIFVGYQDLIRQISALFIIFFGLVILGVFSPSFMMKDKRFVFRNKPSGYFGSILIGIGFAAGWTPCTGPILVSVIALAATKPSAALLYMFVYVLGFAVPFFIMSFFIGKLNWIKRYNSVIVKVGGFLMIVMGILLFFDWMTKIIIFFTGLFGGFTGF
- a CDS encoding F510_1955 family glycosylhydrolase — protein: MKKMTKALMITSAILLLSACSSSNEKKQSFITSKEQAKSNVSVTNNQFFKEKKEGKIDHLHGIGYAGNQNAIYFATHEGFLVYQNNKWYETTSNKHDYMGFSATDDGFYSSGHPEEGSSLGNPLGLVKSFDNGQTLMNLGFYKESDFHYMTVGYKSHTIYVVNQEENKTLGQGLFYSKDDGKTWSQSQLNGLPKTAAGTIAAHPTDENIVGISTPEGIFVSKDNGNTFEQFTRKLNTTTFVFQEKSILFAAVENNKPKLIKQSLDSKQEEVLSVPALDEKDHIMYMASNPTNEKEIVIATMNGDIFMTKNNGESWTRLAAKGKI
- a CDS encoding sulfite exporter TauE/SafE family protein is translated as MYSFLSQISNFLSQPFLNIAHNTTTIPILSAFVLGIVGAMAPCQITGNLGAITLYSNQSLQKGIAWKELLLFIFGKIIAFSGLGLIVWLMGKEIQSTLTLYFPWLRKLIGPILILVGLYLLGLFKMYWNVTLFKIPERFLKKGKTGSFLMGFGFSLAFCPTMFVLFFVTLMPLVYSTSYGVLLPSIFAIGTSVPVIFFILILWYLGFSGSLMKKGKQAGRFVQKAAGMMMVLLGILDTITYWF
- a CDS encoding TVP38/TMEM64 family protein, with the translated sequence MKEQIITLLNAYENVAYLISIVINIMISIFGLVPSIFLTAANLTVFGFWTGTLLSFAGEAIGAIISFILYRKGFKKLSESKLFSHPKVRRLLEAKGLEAFFLVLSLRLLPFVPSGVVTFVAAIGKTSLLIFIIASSIGKIPALLLEAYSVYQLMNWTWQGKVILTFLSVFFFLFTWKKINRQNVQTNKT
- a CDS encoding sensor histidine kinase; this translates as MRKISFKLGLLFFVFVLGIETVLFASLYVTLVNSRINEEFEQLLARGNSHRRVLEKNYDPSTLAHVTMMESEAETDVVITNDKGRILFFSDHILPFAKRIIKNVKKNIPYDGMIVQKNWQKESHISTVSPIRIDGKIKGYVYMFQNTDSIQNMIYKLKHHFIMVGILSVFLTIITIAFLSRVITIPLIRMKQATEKLSKGDFSVRLQVKGEDELAELGKAIQTLARDLEFLKKERNEFLASISHELRTPLTYVKGYADIARRPNIEEEERNRYLSIIYEEAEHMQKLVKDLFELAKMDQHSFQIHKEPTNLCSFLKKLHDKMYPAFQAKKMSLVCSCDENIIVHIDQKRFDQVMMNLLDNALKYSVQDTTVSIDVRVEKGYIVIIISDEGTGIPEDDLPHIFERLYRVDKSRSRTTGGTGLGLAIVKEIIEAHGGSIYAESIYGKGTKMIITLQEG
- a CDS encoding response regulator transcription factor, which encodes MYKILLVDDEKRMLDLLDLYLSPKGYHCVKCESGLAAIQYLENNKVDLILLDIMMPEPDGWEICKRIREFSDVPIIMVTARDQTLDKVKGLNIGADDYITKPFDEVELLARIEAVLRRSVGKHSKIEFQGLVWEEDEHKVHYQKEPIFLTPKEFAILGLFLKHPNRVFSREQIIVSLWGYSANTEERTIDSHVKNIREKLRQVGFPIDQFLQTVWGVGYKWEA